Proteins from a genomic interval of Streptomyces fodineus:
- the mtrB gene encoding MtrAB system histidine kinase MtrB: MSGDSAASAPGRSGDRPGRPVGRTPGARFRSLFEGGLLQGGVQGSPVIRLFLRWVRRPLLPVMRLWRRNIQLRVVATTLVMSLGVVLLLGFVVIGQVRNGLLDAKVRASQSQATGGFAVAKQKADEAASGAAGTGAAAGTGTADGTATTDGRQSQNVIQWMSDLVESLSSGGAGAFDVVTLPVGDDSGGGRSPRGSGNVNPTSSVPADLRERVNSGTTAAQSYTRIVYSNGKESQPALVIGKQVSDPNGRPYELYYLFPLTQEEKSLSLVKGTLATAGLFVVVLLGAIAWLVVRQVVTPVRMAAGIAERLSAGRLQERMKVTGEDDIARLGEAFNKMAQNLQVKIQQLEDLSRMQRRFVSDVSHELRTPLTTVRMAADVIHEAREDFDPVTARSAELLADQLDRFESLLADLLEISRFDAGAAALEAEPIDLREVVRRVVSGAEPLAERKGTHIRVFGDQQPVVAEADARRVERVLRNLVVNAVEHGEGKDVIVKLASAGGAVAVAVRDYGVGLKPGEATRVFSRFWRADPARARTTGGTGLGLSIALEDARLHGGWLQAWGEPGGGSQFRLTLPRTADEPLRGSPIPLEPKDSRRNRGLDEAGLPGGGEEKRATVPVQQGGSQASALPPRAPIAPRLAAVAPAADPAALPGNGNGTRVVPRPTGGARRADDRPATEPASDAGTTRPEPAAAEDSTEPGEAFRGR; this comes from the coding sequence ATGTCCGGGGACAGCGCCGCTTCGGCCCCCGGCCGCTCCGGGGACCGTCCGGGGCGGCCTGTCGGCCGGACGCCGGGAGCGCGGTTCAGGAGTCTCTTCGAGGGCGGGCTGCTCCAGGGCGGGGTCCAGGGCAGCCCGGTCATCAGGCTGTTCCTGCGCTGGGTGCGCCGTCCGCTGCTGCCGGTGATGCGGCTGTGGCGGCGCAACATCCAGCTGCGGGTCGTAGCCACGACGCTGGTGATGTCCCTGGGTGTCGTCTTGCTCCTGGGCTTCGTCGTGATCGGGCAGGTGCGCAACGGCCTGCTGGACGCCAAGGTGAGGGCCTCGCAGAGCCAGGCCACGGGCGGTTTCGCGGTGGCGAAGCAGAAGGCCGACGAGGCGGCCAGCGGCGCCGCCGGTACCGGTGCGGCCGCCGGGACCGGTACCGCGGACGGCACGGCGACCACGGACGGCCGGCAGTCGCAGAACGTCATCCAGTGGATGAGTGACCTCGTGGAGTCGCTGTCCAGCGGTGGCGCGGGAGCCTTCGACGTCGTCACGCTGCCCGTCGGCGACGACAGCGGCGGCGGCCGCAGCCCGCGCGGCTCCGGGAACGTGAACCCGACCTCCAGCGTGCCCGCCGACCTGCGCGAACGGGTCAACAGCGGCACGACGGCCGCGCAGAGCTACACCCGGATCGTCTACTCCAACGGCAAGGAGTCGCAGCCTGCGCTGGTCATCGGCAAGCAGGTCAGCGACCCCAACGGACGGCCGTACGAGCTGTACTACCTCTTCCCGCTCACGCAGGAGGAGAAGTCGCTGAGCCTGGTCAAGGGCACCCTCGCGACCGCCGGACTGTTCGTCGTCGTCCTGCTCGGCGCCATCGCCTGGCTGGTGGTTCGGCAGGTCGTCACGCCGGTGCGGATGGCGGCCGGGATCGCGGAGCGGCTGTCCGCCGGGCGGCTGCAGGAGCGGATGAAGGTCACCGGCGAGGACGACATCGCGCGCCTGGGCGAGGCCTTCAACAAGATGGCGCAGAACCTCCAGGTGAAGATCCAGCAGCTGGAGGACCTGTCGCGGATGCAGCGCCGGTTCGTGTCGGACGTCTCGCACGAGCTGCGCACCCCGCTGACGACCGTCCGCATGGCCGCCGATGTCATCCATGAGGCGCGCGAGGACTTCGACCCGGTGACCGCGCGGTCGGCCGAGCTGCTCGCCGACCAGCTGGACCGGTTCGAGTCGCTGCTCGCCGACCTGCTGGAGATCAGCCGTTTCGACGCGGGCGCGGCGGCGCTGGAGGCCGAGCCGATAGACCTCAGGGAGGTCGTCCGGCGCGTGGTCAGCGGCGCCGAGCCGCTCGCCGAGCGCAAGGGCACGCACATACGCGTCTTCGGCGATCAGCAGCCCGTCGTCGCCGAGGCCGACGCCCGGCGCGTGGAGCGTGTGCTGCGCAACCTCGTCGTCAACGCCGTCGAACACGGTGAGGGCAAGGACGTCATCGTCAAGCTCGCCTCGGCGGGCGGCGCTGTCGCCGTAGCGGTGCGCGACTACGGCGTGGGTCTCAAGCCTGGCGAGGCGACCCGCGTCTTCAGCCGCTTCTGGCGGGCGGACCCGGCACGCGCGCGTACCACCGGCGGTACGGGTCTCGGGCTGTCGATCGCCCTGGAGGACGCCCGGCTGCACGGCGGCTGGCTGCAGGCCTGGGGTGAGCCGGGCGGTGGCTCCCAGTTCCGGCTGACGCTGCCGAGGACCGCCGACGAGCCGCTGCGGGGCTCGCCGATACCGCTGGAGCCGAAGGACTCGCGCCGCAACCGTGGCCTCGACGAGGCCGGTCTGCCCGGTGGGGGCGAGGAGAAGCGGGCGACCGTTCCCGTACAGCAGGGCGGCTCCCAGGCGTCCGCGCTGCCGCCGCGCGCCCCGATCGCGCCGCGCCTGGCCGCCGTCGCCCCGGCCGCCGACCCGGCCGCACTGCCGGGCAACGGCAATGGCACGCGCGTGGTGCCCCGGCCCACCGGTGGCGCACGACGCGCGGATGACAGGCCCGCCACGGAACCGGCATCCGACGCGGGCACGACCCGGCCGGAGCCGGCCGCGGCAGAGGACTCGACCGAGCCAGGGGAGGCATTTCGTGGGCGCTGA
- a CDS encoding LpqB family beta-propeller domain-containing protein has product MGADRDGGARPGPGRGVAYAALGAVLLAGCASMPDNGDLRNVESTPRQDTGVRVFAMPPAEGAGPAEIMQGFLEALTSDDPAYDTARKYLTSDAARTWRPERSTTVLANGPSIEPDCRAGGGTEPTSSVTCVLAGSMVATVDAQQAYEPVGGSYRKKVHLTRDPKNGQWRIDALPDGAVMGKSDFQRNYTPVDKYYFASDTTVGAAAEPVAVADPVFVRSKVDPMTQMVRSLLNGPTRWLGPVVRSSFPTGTALQKDVSGLAPDDQNKLTVPLNLKVSQVAATKCTEMATQVLFTLRNLAPTLDSVELQGVGGHRLCDLSEERAESTAWRGSAKSPENLYYLDGKHRLVRMPTGSTTTSAVPVPGPLGEGGRALDAVAVSRDEHSAAGVGDQGRSLYVTSLTSSGSLGGALVTSQGPTPDDRLTTPSWDARGDLWVADRDPHRPRLYVLEQGTAKPAEVAVPDLPGRIKDARVAADGVRIALVVEKDGKQSLLIGRIQHDDGTGQGTSVVELRSAAPDLEQVSALSWAGDSRLLVVGREQGGVLQMRYVQVDGSTLDGPAPGALTGVKLIAASEDTRVPLVAYSEDGIVRLPSGAQWQKVDKDGTAPVYPG; this is encoded by the coding sequence GTGGGCGCTGACCGCGACGGGGGCGCCCGGCCCGGTCCGGGGCGCGGTGTGGCGTACGCCGCCTTGGGGGCCGTACTGCTGGCCGGGTGCGCCTCGATGCCCGACAACGGGGATCTGCGGAACGTGGAGTCCACGCCCCGGCAGGACACCGGGGTCCGGGTGTTCGCCATGCCGCCGGCCGAGGGTGCCGGGCCCGCCGAGATCATGCAGGGCTTCCTGGAGGCCCTGACCAGCGACGACCCGGCGTACGACACCGCCCGCAAGTATCTGACGTCGGACGCGGCGCGCACCTGGCGGCCGGAGCGCTCGACCACGGTCCTCGCCAATGGGCCGAGCATCGAGCCCGACTGCCGGGCGGGCGGCGGCACCGAGCCGACCAGCAGCGTCACCTGTGTCCTGGCGGGCAGCATGGTCGCGACCGTGGACGCGCAGCAGGCGTACGAGCCGGTCGGCGGCTCCTACCGCAAGAAGGTGCATCTCACGCGGGACCCCAAGAACGGGCAGTGGCGCATCGATGCGCTGCCCGACGGTGCCGTCATGGGCAAGTCGGACTTCCAGCGCAACTACACGCCCGTCGACAAGTACTACTTCGCCTCCGACACGACGGTCGGGGCCGCGGCGGAGCCGGTGGCGGTGGCCGATCCGGTGTTCGTGCGCAGCAAGGTGGACCCGATGACGCAGATGGTCCGCTCGCTGCTGAACGGCCCCACCCGCTGGCTCGGTCCGGTCGTCAGGTCCAGTTTTCCAACCGGTACGGCCCTGCAGAAGGACGTGTCCGGGCTGGCACCGGACGACCAGAACAAGCTGACCGTGCCGCTGAACCTCAAGGTGTCCCAGGTCGCGGCGACCAAGTGCACCGAGATGGCGACGCAGGTGCTGTTCACGCTGCGGAATCTGGCGCCGACGCTGGACTCCGTCGAACTGCAGGGCGTCGGCGGCCACCGGCTGTGCGATCTGAGCGAGGAACGCGCCGAGTCCACCGCCTGGCGCGGATCGGCCAAGAGCCCCGAGAACCTCTACTACCTCGACGGCAAGCACCGGCTGGTGCGGATGCCGACAGGGAGCACGACCACCAGCGCCGTTCCGGTGCCGGGGCCGCTGGGCGAGGGCGGCAGGGCCCTGGACGCGGTGGCGGTGTCGCGTGATGAGCACAGCGCGGCCGGGGTCGGCGACCAGGGCCGGTCCTTGTACGTGACGTCGCTGACGTCGAGCGGTTCGCTCGGCGGAGCGCTGGTGACCAGCCAGGGTCCGACCCCGGACGACCGGCTGACGACACCGAGCTGGGACGCCCGCGGCGACCTGTGGGTGGCCGACCGCGACCCGCACCGTCCGCGGCTGTACGTCCTGGAACAGGGCACCGCCAAACCGGCGGAGGTCGCGGTCCCGGATCTGCCCGGCCGGATCAAGGACGCGCGGGTCGCCGCCGACGGGGTTCGGATCGCGCTCGTCGTGGAGAAGGACGGCAAGCAGTCCCTGCTCATCGGCCGGATCCAGCACGACGACGGCACCGGACAGGGCACCTCGGTGGTCGAACTGCGCTCCGCCGCACCGGACTTGGAGCAGGTCAGCGCCCTGTCGTGGGCCGGGGACAGCAGGCTGCTGGTCGTCGGCCGGGAACAGGGCGGCGTGCTGCAGATGCGGTACGTCCAGGTGGACGGCTCCACGCTCGACGGCCCGGCGCCCGGCGCGCTCACCGGCGTCAAGTTGATCGCCGCGTCCGAGGACACGCGGGTGCCCCTGGTGGCCTACTCGGAGGACGGGATCGTACGGCTGCCGTCCGGGGCGCAGTGGCAGAAGGTCGACAAGGACGGGACGGCACCGGTCTATCCGGGCTGA
- a CDS encoding ComF family protein codes for MRGWWRDLTDLVLPADCAGCGAPRTELCARCRAALYGRPPRRVRPVPEPAGLPVVHAAAPYAGEVRTLLLAHKERGALALAGALGTALAAAVRAGLGAGGAPVTAGPGAGAVAGGGPGGSAEAPVLLVPVPSARWAVRARGHDPVRRMALAAAGELRRAGTPARVAAVLRQRRPVADQAGLDARRRLENLAGALEVTAGGARLLGAGQVVLVDDLITTGASLAEAARAVREVTQERTGVRTAVYGDVTREGRDERRIGVRRESGKWVHGAPEKAVVNALGHALHAAVIAAPRDSFEINGN; via the coding sequence ATGCGGGGGTGGTGGCGGGACCTCACCGACCTGGTGCTGCCGGCCGACTGCGCGGGCTGCGGGGCACCTCGTACGGAGCTCTGTGCGCGGTGCCGGGCCGCGCTGTACGGACGCCCGCCGCGGCGGGTACGGCCGGTGCCTGAGCCGGCCGGGCTGCCGGTGGTGCATGCGGCGGCGCCGTACGCGGGGGAGGTGCGCACGCTCCTTCTCGCGCACAAGGAGCGGGGCGCGCTGGCCCTCGCGGGAGCGCTGGGGACGGCCCTGGCCGCGGCCGTGCGGGCGGGACTCGGCGCAGGCGGTGCCCCGGTCACTGCCGGTCCTGGTGCGGGAGCCGTCGCCGGTGGCGGGCCGGGCGGGTCCGCCGAGGCGCCTGTGCTGCTCGTCCCCGTGCCGTCCGCCCGATGGGCCGTTCGGGCGCGTGGGCACGATCCGGTACGGCGGATGGCGCTCGCAGCGGCCGGTGAGCTGCGGCGCGCCGGGACGCCGGCCCGGGTGGCGGCCGTACTGCGCCAGCGGCGGCCGGTGGCGGACCAGGCCGGGCTCGACGCGCGGCGGCGCCTTGAGAACCTCGCGGGCGCGCTGGAGGTGACGGCGGGCGGTGCTCGGCTGCTCGGCGCGGGACAGGTCGTGCTCGTCGACGACCTGATCACCACCGGCGCCAGCCTTGCGGAGGCCGCACGGGCTGTCCGGGAGGTGACACAGGAGCGAACTGGAGTGAGAACGGCTGTGTACGGGGACGTAACCCGGGAAGGAAGGGATGAACGACGGATCGGAGTGCGGCGGGAGAGCGGGAAGTGGGTGCATGGTGCACCGGAAAAGGCGGTGGTCAACGCCCTCGGGCATGCACTCCATGCGGCCGTGATCGCCGCTCCGCGGGATTCTTTCGAAATAAACGGGAACTGA
- the hpf gene encoding ribosome hibernation-promoting factor, HPF/YfiA family, translating to MDIVVKGRKTEVPERFRKHVAEKLKLEKIQRLDAKVISLDVEVSKEPNPRQADRCDRVEITLRSRGPVIRAEAAASDPYAALDLAAEKLDARLRKQHDKRFSRRGARRISAAEVPDHVPGAATLNGNGLPVHEEEADGVPTKKIGSLEVKGEGPLVVREKTHVAAPMSLDQALYEMELVGHDFYLFVDAETKEPSVVYRRHAYDYGVIHLSTDPMVAEAQPPAAGGTLGG from the coding sequence GTGGACATCGTCGTCAAAGGCCGCAAGACCGAGGTGCCCGAGCGGTTCCGCAAGCACGTGGCCGAGAAGCTGAAGCTGGAGAAGATCCAGAGGCTCGATGCCAAGGTGATCAGCCTCGACGTCGAGGTGTCCAAGGAGCCCAACCCCCGACAGGCCGACCGCTGCGACCGAGTGGAGATCACGCTCCGCTCCCGCGGTCCGGTGATCCGGGCGGAAGCGGCGGCCAGCGACCCGTACGCGGCACTCGACCTGGCGGCGGAGAAGCTGGACGCCCGGCTGCGTAAGCAGCACGACAAGCGTTTCTCGCGCCGGGGCGCACGACGGATCTCGGCGGCCGAGGTCCCCGACCACGTGCCGGGCGCGGCAACGCTGAACGGCAACGGCCTCCCCGTCCACGAGGAAGAGGCGGACGGAGTGCCGACGAAGAAGATCGGCTCGCTGGAGGTCAAGGGCGAAGGCCCCCTCGTCGTCCGCGAGAAGACCCACGTCGCCGCCCCGATGAGCCTGGACCAGGCCCTCTATGAGATGGAACTGGTCGGCCACGACTTCTACTTGTTCGTCGACGCAGAGACGAAGGAACCGAGCGTCGTCTACCGGCGCCACGCCTACGACTACGGCGTGATCCACCTCAGCACCGACCCGATGGTCGCTGAGGCGCAGCCCCCCGCGGCGGGGGGCACGCTGGGCGGCTGA
- a CDS encoding response regulator, producing MADTFGPMRDEDGDDGAIGTGPDAGSVRAEPIRVLVVDDHALFRRGLEIVLAAEEDIQVVGEAGDGAEAVDKAADLLPDIVLMDVRMPKRGGIEACTSIKEVAPSAKIIMLTISDEEADLYDAIKAGATGYLLKEISTDEVATAIRAVADGQSQISPSMASKLLTEFKSMIQRTDERRLVPAPRLTDRELEVLKLVATGMNNRDIAKELFISENTVKNHVRNILEKLQLHSRMEAVVYAMREKILEIR from the coding sequence ATGGCGGACACCTTCGGACCGATGCGGGACGAGGATGGCGACGACGGTGCCATCGGCACGGGCCCGGACGCCGGCTCCGTGCGCGCCGAGCCGATCAGAGTCCTGGTCGTGGACGACCACGCCCTCTTCCGGCGCGGCCTGGAGATCGTGCTCGCGGCCGAGGAGGACATCCAGGTCGTCGGCGAGGCCGGGGACGGAGCCGAGGCCGTGGACAAGGCCGCCGACCTGCTGCCCGACATCGTGCTGATGGACGTCCGCATGCCCAAGCGCGGCGGGATCGAGGCCTGCACCTCCATCAAGGAGGTCGCCCCCAGCGCCAAGATCATCATGCTGACGATCAGCGACGAGGAGGCCGACCTCTACGACGCGATCAAGGCGGGCGCGACCGGATACCTCCTCAAGGAGATCTCCACGGACGAGGTGGCGACCGCCATTCGCGCGGTGGCCGACGGACAGTCGCAGATCAGCCCGTCCATGGCGTCGAAGCTGCTCACCGAGTTCAAGTCGATGATCCAGCGCACCGACGAGCGTCGGCTGGTGCCCGCGCCGCGGCTGACCGACCGGGAGCTGGAGGTCCTCAAGCTGGTCGCCACCGGGATGAACAACCGGGACATCGCCAAGGAGTTGTTCATCTCGGAGAACACCGTGAAGAACCACGTCCGCAACATCCTGGAGAAGCTCCAGCTGCACTCCAGGATGGAAGCCGTGGTCTATGCGATGCGGGAGAAGATCCTCGAGATCCGGTAG